A stretch of Candidatus Methylacidiphilales bacterium DNA encodes these proteins:
- a CDS encoding RHS repeat-associated core domain-containing protein — VNNVNASKTQSRTYDPVGNRATHTDYLQEDILGSTARLIDLQGTEIHRARYAVYGEAYFADGSTANNFTSYNASHTRFWFTGREMLGNRNDGTGSGLYDYRNRIYSTTLGRFMQPDPIGFDAEDVNWYRYVGNSPVNYIDPIGNCISVTEFNKTLDILIDGYNDLKKEIVKNNIKGKDKYYHCMTACRAAREGNKSFAETLLKLREIGDLLKNRAEQLMAKVGCNPRLPSGKPKEVANNIEAARDSLDDMNANYSGLNCPKDKTCDCCCKDYQ, encoded by the coding sequence GGTTAACAACGTGAACGCGAGCAAAACCCAAAGCCGGACATATGACCCGGTAGGCAACCGCGCCACACACACCGACTACCTGCAAGAAGACATCCTCGGCAGCACCGCCCGCCTCATCGACCTTCAAGGCACCGAGATCCACCGCGCCCGATACGCCGTCTATGGAGAAGCTTACTTCGCCGACGGCAGCACAGCGAATAACTTTACCTCCTACAATGCCAGCCACACCCGCTTCTGGTTCACTGGGCGCGAAATGCTTGGAAACAGAAACGACGGCACTGGCTCAGGTCTATACGACTATAGAAACCGCATCTATAGCACTACCTTGGGAAGATTTATGCAGCCGGATCCGATAGGGTTTGATGCCGAGGATGTAAATTGGTATAGATATGTCGGCAATAGTCCGGTGAATTATATAGATCCGATAGGTAATTGCATTAGTGTTACAGAATTTAATAAGACACTAGATATATTAATAGATGGTTATAATGATCTTAAGAAAGAAATTGTAAAAAACAATATAAAAGGGAAAGATAAATACTATCATTGTATGACTGCATGTAGAGCTGCAAGGGAAGGTAATAAGAGCTTTGCAGAGACATTACTGAAGTTGCGTGAGATAGGTGATTTGTTAAAAAATCGAGCTGAACAGTTAATGGCTAAAGTAGGATGTAATCCTAGACTACCATCAGGGAAACCTAAAGAGGTGGCGAATAATATCGAAGCCGCTCGCGACAGTCTTGATGATATGAATGCAAATTATAGTGGATTAAATTGTCCCAAAGATAAAACGTGTGACTGTTGTTGCAAAGATTATCAGTAA